One Mycolicibacterium sp. TUM20985 genomic window, GTTTCCCACCATCGACAGGCGCGCCACTAACTGGCCGAAAAGAAAGCGTCTGACCGACTGGTAGAGACGAAATCCGCTTCTCTTCTGTGTGAGCCCTTTTCCCTCGGCGCGTTGCCGACGCACGTGCACGTCACGCGCCAAGCTGGCCGTGCGCTGCGGGATCCTCAGCGCATCTATGAAGCCTGCAGTATCAGATGGGTCTGGTCCGCGCGCTGAGCTCGATAGACTTCAGTTGTGTATCCGAATTGGTGTAGCAATCCGTTCACCTCTTCGGCGGACGACCCGAACCCGGGCAAAAATGAGTCGTGTACCTCGATGAACAACGCTCGGGGCTTTTCAGGGCCGGTCAGTAGTTGGACAGCCCCACGCAGCGCCAATATCTCTGCACCTTCAATATCCAACTTGATCACGGTCGGCCGAGGAAGACGGGCTTCTGAAACCAGGCTGTCAAGCGACCGCGCGACAACCGAGACGCTGCCGCCTTCTCCGCGCTGATGAACAAGGCTCGGACTGTTCCCGTCGTCACCGTCTGTGTATAGAACAACAGTGCCATCCGCGTCGCTCACCGCAGTTGGTTCGAGGGTGAACGTCCGATCGGCGTTCAGCGCGCCGTTCACTTCAAGCCGATGCCGAAATGAGGGGTCGGGCTCGAAAGCCACTGTGCGGCAGATCTTTGCCGCATGGAGCGTTACCATACCCACGTTAGCCCCCACGTCGAAGAGAACATCATCTTCGCGAAGGTTCTCAAGCATGGCGGCCGTATAAACAGTCTCGCCGCCATGGTCGACAACCCTGTGATGCTCGACGAGGTTCGTGATCTCAAACCGCACGCCGGCCTTCTCGAAATCCTTCAGCGTCACTACATAGGGCAACCGACGCTTGATGAGTCCCGACTTAACGCGTGCAGCGGTCTCTTGAATCGATCTCATTTGCCCCCCCTTGAGAATACGAACACGTCGTAGTCTACCTATTCGCGTACTGCGCGCCTGACATCTGAAACCCTGGTAGGCCGACAGAGCGACACACGGCGCACATTCAGAGATCACAGCCTTCCGAGTGAGGTACTTGCGACGTCACCCCTGGTCCAAGGGCTCCTGGCGATATCTCTTTTGTAAAGTGGGTGTCCAAGATGGGTGGAGCATTTGAAACCGGAAGCCGCGCCGCTCAGCTTCCGCCAACCGCTCGTCTAACAGGTCCCCGTGGACGTGGTTGACATACTTTGTTTCGTTACCCCTCGGCG contains:
- a CDS encoding FkbM family methyltransferase — encoded protein: MRSIQETAARVKSGLIKRRLPYVVTLKDFEKAGVRFEITNLVEHHRVVDHGGETVYTAAMLENLREDDVLFDVGANVGMVTLHAAKICRTVAFEPDPSFRHRLEVNGALNADRTFTLEPTAVSDADGTVVLYTDGDDGNSPSLVHQRGEGGSVSVVARSLDSLVSEARLPRPTVIKLDIEGAEILALRGAVQLLTGPEKPRALFIEVHDSFLPGFGSSAEEVNGLLHQFGYTTEVYRAQRADQTHLILQAS